One Oncorhynchus keta strain PuntledgeMale-10-30-2019 chromosome 34, Oket_V2, whole genome shotgun sequence genomic window, GTCTCTGtcctggatgccagtctgtttctactTCGTCTAACTTGGGCCTAGATTCCATCAGTTAAGCATTAACCTGCGATAACCGACAATAGCATAGCGTATCATTGGTTTTGTTTGAGAGCTGTCATATCCACATGCAGCTCCCGGGCGGTATGCCTTTCGCAGACCGTTCCATTGGATGCATTAGTAGAAAGTCCCTCCAGCTGTATTACAAGTTGGAACTCTGGAATGTGTGATGTAATCTACACTTTGATTAGTCTGAACTGATCTCCTCCTTGGTGTCTGTAAAGCTGACGTTATCTGATCTATAAATAGTCTGTTTTGATGACCCTCTCTCTTCCCAaatcttcttctctccctctgctccctctccaggtccactccctctctccctctcagtctcgcTCCCAGTTCAGCTGCTCTGCATGCGACCGCTccttcaccctcctctcttccctgctcACCCACCAGCACTCCCACACCCCTGAGCAGCGCCTCCTGGCCGAGGCTGAGGCGGAGATCGTCTGCCCCGCGTCCCTGTCCCTTTCCCTGCCCCTGCCCTCCTCCCCCAGCCAGGGGGACCAGCACCAGGACACCCAGGGGGACATCCACGTCCGCCTGATGGCTGTGACCgaagagggggacagggaggtggTGAAGGCATCCAGCAGAGCAGTGGTCAAaggccagaggagaggagcagctaGTAAGACCGCTGGGGGGAACAATGGTGAGTTAGTCTTTTTCTTTTGGCATTTTGATAGAAAATACCTTTAAAATGAGATACCTTGACAGTAGCCGAACCAACTGCTGCTCATGAAATGACCTGTAGAATTGATGTGTGGGGAAAAAGAAGTCTATATAACATTATTTTGTACATTCTCCCTCTGCTCGTCCCTGTGGGTACGGTACAGAGAGGCCGTACCGTTGCTCTGAGTGTGGGAAGGCCTTCAAGGGCTCATCAGGTCTgaggtaccacatgagggaccacacaggagagagaccctACCGCTGCACAGAGTGTGGCAAGAGCTTCAAGAGGTCCTCACTGCTCTCCATACACCAGAGGGTAAGACGCATCCGTCCATTTCTATCTCACtaaggctgcgtttagacaggcagcccaattctgatcttctTTTCACTAAttagtcttttgaccaatcagatcaaccTTCAAACATATCTGAtatgaaaagatctgatgtgattggtcaaaagaccaattagtgagaaAAAAATAATTGGGAGCCTGTCTGAACGCAGCTTATAGCATTTGTCACAATGTGCAGGACAGCGGCACTGCTGCATTATAGCACTTTATGACCTGCTTTTCTTGTTCAACCTTTTGAATGTACCTGTACTATCAGAAGAATCCAGGCCGTATTCAGTTATTTTCTGACtgatccccccctccctccctcctctccaggtgCATACAGGTGTGCGAGCGTTCCAGTGCCCCTACTGCCAGCTCACCTTCAAGTGGAGCTCCCACTACCAGTACCACCTGCGCCAGCACACGGGCGAGCGGCCCTACGTGTGTCAGGAGTGTGGCAAGTCCTTCAAAAACAGCAGCTGTCTGAGGAGACACAGTCAGCTCCACTCTGGCCTGCGCCCTCACATCTGTCCCATCTGCTCCAAGTCCTTCTCACAGACCTCCAACCTCAAACAGGTCAGCACAGATAGCTCTGCTATGGCCGTTGCTAGGATTCTTATGATAATGTGTACAgttgctccatctctctctctctatatatatacagtggggcaaaaaagtatttagtcagccaccaattgtgcaagttctcccacttaaaaagatgagagaggcctgtaattttcatcataggtacacttcaactatgacagacaaaatgagaaaaaaaatccagaaaatcacattgtaggatttatttatcaatttatttgcaaattatggtggaatccttgggagcaatttccaaacgcctgaaggtaccacgttcatctgtacaaacaatagtaagcaagtataaacaccatgggaccatgcagccgtcatactgctcaggaaggagacgtattctgtctcctagagatgaacatactttggtgtgaaaagtgcaaatcaatcctagaacaacagcaaaggacattgtgaagatgctggaggaaacaggtacaaaagtatctatatccacagtaaaacgagtcctatattgacctaacctgaaaggccgctaagcaaggaagaagccagaaatagaactgtttagaccattgttatgtttggaggaaaaagggggaggcttgcaagccaaagaacacaatctcaaccgtgaagtacgggggtggcagcatcatgttgtgggggtgctttgctgcaggagggactggtgcacttcacaaaatagatggcatcatgaggaaggaaaatgatgtggatatattgaagcaacatctcaagacatcagtcaggaacttaaagcttggtcgcaaatgggcttggtcttccaaatggacaatgaccccaagcatacttccaaaattgtggcaaaatggtttaaggacaacaaagccaatgtattggagtggccatcacaaagccctgacctcaatcctatagaaaagttgtgggcagaactgttttatttttatttttatttcacctttatttaaccaggtaggctagttgagaacaagttctcatttgcaactgcgacctggccaagataaagcatagcagtgtgaacagacaacacagagttacacatggagtaaacaattagcaagtcaataacacagtagaaaaaaatgggcagtctatatacaatgtgtgcaaaaggcatgaggaggtaggcgaataatacaattttgcagattaacactggagtgataaatgatcagatgggcatgtacaggtagagatattggtgtgcaaaagagcagaaaagtaaataaataaaaacagtataaaaacagtatgggaatgaggtaggtgaaaaagggtgagctatttacctatagactatgtacagctgcagcgatcggttagctgctcggatagctgatgtttgaagttggtgagggagataaaagtctccctCACTgtaaaagcgtgtgcgagcaaagaggactacaaacctgactgttacaccagctctgtcaggaggaatgggccaaaattcacccaacttattgtgggaagtttgtggaaggctacctgaaacgtttgacccaagttaaacaatttaaaggcaatgctaccaaatactaattgagtgtatgtaaacttctgacccactgggaatgtgatgaaagaaataaaagctgaaataaataattctctactattattctgacatttcacattctaaaaataaggaggtgatcgtaactgacctaagacaggaaattTTTCCcagggttaaatgtcaggaattgtgaaaaacttagtttaaatgtatttggctaaggtgtatgtaaacttccaactttaaCTGTATGTAAAGGTGATATTTCAATTATACATTTGCACacggtattgtgtggagattgataatgtggaaaaaacaattgaatccattttagaacaaaatgtgtaaaatgtcaagcggtctgaatactttccgaatggacTGTAATCACCCTGTCACAAACACTTTCTCCTCTCCCTTtatctttcaattcaattcaattcaattcaagggctttattggcatgggaaacatgtgttaacattgccaaagcaagtgaggtagacaacatacaaagtgaatatataaagtgaaaaacaacaaaaattaacagtaaacattacacatacaacagtttcaaaacagtaaagacattacaaatgtcatattatatatatatatatatatatacacaatgtacaaataaatctttctctcatcctccctaccctcctctctctccatcagcaCGAACGCACCCACTCAGGCGAGCGGCCCTTCCAGTGTGCCCAGTGTCACAAGAGCTTCACCCACTCCTCCAATCTCCAGCTCCACCTGAGAACCCACTCCTCCAGGAAGGACTACAAGTGTCCCTTCTGTGGGAAGGAGTTTGTCATGCAGTCTTACTTGCAGAGGCACATGAGGACCCATGGGAACGGGGCTGTGGCTGGGGACGCTGGGGtgggggggaaggagggaggcagggcaggtaaagggggtggaggggtgacaaccaccaccaccaccttactAAACCCCATCACCCTAGAGACcacagggaactctgggtctcTGATCGTGTCTCAGCCTGCGCTGGACATTCCCCCCAACACCTCCCAGAACTACTTCATGATCCAGACAGCAAATGGGCTTCAGCTCATCCCCCTGTCTGCCCccgccccctcctccccctccgccTCCCCCCCAGACACAGTACATCCTCCTACAATGCCCCTCCACCAATGGGAGCCAGCCCAGCCTGATTCTCGTCCCCACCACAGCGACTAATCCCCAGCCCACCCTGGAGCCCCAGGGCCTCCCATTGGTCCAGACAGTTCTAAACCCTGCCCAAACCCAGATGCAACATTTCCAGACCATATCCCAGCAACAACAGCAGCCCAGGtttatcatcaccaccaccaacaacaatgTAAACAACCCTCCCATTGCTAAGACAACAACTCCCTCCCTGAACTCAATGCTGAACAAGCCCATTTTAGGGAAAAGTACCCGGACAGCCAGGTCCAGGAGAGGACGGAAACCCAAAGCCGCTGTAGGTCGGCATACTACCTCCTTGGTTGCTACGACAACCACCTCTGTCACAATGACAACAGCCCCCGTCAGTCAGTCGGGGGATGTAATAGCTGTGTCTAGCTGTAATGTAACTAGTGTCACTCcagctactgttactgctgccaaCACTATGACATCAACATTGCCATCGTCTTTACCCGCCAAGTCACAAAGTCCTTTCTCACCACCAAcagcctctgtctctgtttctaccccctcctcctctacctctgtcacTGTTACCTCAGGACCCCTAAAGGTTGCCACAGTTAACTCAGTTACCACGGTTACCCCGTCCTCCCTGCCGTCTGACCCTGTGGCCTGGGTTGGGGAACGCCAAACCGCCCCAGAGTTGGGCAAGTCCACTGAGCAGGACATGAGAGGGGAACAGTATGTCCTCTGCTTCCAGaaagaagggaggaaggaggaagaggtgaagataggaggagagggaggagggtccTACGTGTTGCAGTTTGAAGGGGAGGGGTCTGGGGAGGGGGGGCAAGGaggaatgggcagagagggggatggggagtcATACGTGCTGCGCTTTCAGACtgagggcgagagagaaagagagagagaaggacaaagaaaggaagggaaggagaaaggaggcCTGGTGTCACTGAACCTGCTACAGGAatggggaggagtgagggaaggagaaagacGAGTAGGGGAGGATGGTGGCGAGGGAGAGTCCTTTGTGCTTCACTTCCAAACAGAGCCGCAGAGCGAAGAACGGACCACTTCTGACCGTGGCTATCCAGAAGGCCTCAGCAACAGCCTGGAACTTTCCTGCCCGCCTCCCCAGGCCTTAATGCCTCTGAATGGGCAGGAGGTGGTGTTTGAGCTGGGGGATGAGAACAAGATGGTGGGCCAGGGGTCTGGAGAGAGTGTGCAGATGATAGCCCTGATCCAAGGCgaagggggtggggagggagaagggggcaGTTACAGCGGGGCAGGGGGCAATAGGGGAGGGCAGGGGGCCAATGGAGGGCATCTTTcagctggagggaggagaggggatcgTCATAATTGAGGTTAGCACCAGCAGTCTAAGAGAAGGGGGGATggacagaggggaaggaggagtaACTGTAGAGAGGAGTGAAGCAAAAGGAGGGAGTGGAATAACTGAGAGGCCTGAAAAAGACAGGAACTCAGCGGAATGCATTGAAATAGAGACTGGAGCGAATGAAGGAGAAAACACAGCTATGAATGGCCCTACACCTAACTCTCAGTTCTCTTAAACCTAAACCAAACAACCACTGTCAGGAAATGTGTGTGAaggcgtgtgcatgtgtgtgcacacATGAATGTACATATGCGTGTGCgcaatgtgtgagtgtgtttttgATGTGGAGGCCTTGTCCAGCTACTGAACTAAAGGAGAGTATGGTCGTTCAGAAAGAGACTATAGAAAGTACTGTAGGAAACAATACCAAGGTGCCAGAAACAGGAAGAGTTACATTCACTGACTGTTAATGAAGAGGGACCTCAACAAATGACTGAGTTTCAATTAAACTGTCATGTTGACAGTGTTGATATAAAACACCTAAGAGTTTTGGCTCGGTTTCACTATAAATATTCATACTAGGAAATAGTCATTATTAATAAAGTTGTTACTATTTTTTAATGAATGTTGATTAATTCACCTTTCTTATTTCGTAAATATAAATATGTCCCTTTATCTAAAGAGGAAGAGGATCTGCTCAGAATAACGGACAATCCCAGTTTATTATGGGAAATAGCGGTTCTCCACGAGTGCGACTGACCACGTTCACGTAGCAGGTTCGTCAATTTTCTGCGGCCCAGGTACTCGCTGTGAAAATGTCGTAGAGACCGCGTTCATGACAGTAAATGTTATCGTTAAACTACGTAACACTACATTTGCAATAGGTGGCCATGGTGGCCACGCAAGTATTGCGAGTCCTTCAATCAGACATAAGAAAAATCGTTTtgaaggaataaatacacagcgAATATATAAATCCGTTTCCCTGCATTCGGCGCTGGTCCAACGCTGCACGTTTGAAAGGTAGGCGAGGTAGGTTCGACCGGGATGAACGAGAAGATTCGACGTTTATTTAGACATTACGCATGAATAACCCTTCACTCATCAACGTGTCAACAGGCTCAAAATATATGATTTGCCTTTTAATTTTCATATTATTGATTTGCGAACTCCATTTTATTGTACATAGAAGACCAACAGTGGTCTAAAGGAGTCTCTTGGCCCGTTGTTTGTTGTTGATACGCCTTGTAGAAGCAGTGTGGCCATGCAATAGACATCCTTTCCCGACCCCCTCAAATAATCCCCCGTTATTTAGCTTGATTTTGGGAGGAAACGCAACTGCACTCACAACTGACACATTGTGCCAACCTGTGCCAGTGTGATGCATCGGTTGTTACATTGTAGTAACAAACGTGCTGTTACTTTGTTGCACAATGCAGCCACCTACTGTATGTATCCTGGCATACATAGTCTCTGATAGAGGGATATCATAGGGCTCTGCCCTCATACTATAATGTCATGTGTTTTCATTGTGTATCTGTCAAAtgaaggcagtcaattcaggaaatAAACAAAAATTACAATCCAATAATTGAAAAAAGGGCATTTCTTTTCAATGACTTCTCAATAAACTGAAAAGTAGAAGCAATTTATTTCAAAATTGAGACCAACCTGGGTATCTATGTAGGCTACATATACAGTGTTACAGGGATGGATTGCTTTCCTTCTGAGTCATGGCCTCAAACCCCAAATAGCCTGGATCAAATATAACCCACCACATTCCCATCATCTTGAATACGATTTTATACCATTTAGCTACTATGGTAACCAGAATGTAAATACTCCGCTGTATATTGTCATTGTAGTGTTGTATGTCATCAAATATGCAAAATTCAACCACATAGTGTATCTGTACAAAGCAATGTGTTATGTGACCATGAGATTTTCTATATTTGCAGACCGGTGTGTGTTgctgtatgaggtgtgtgtgagtgagggtgtgtgtgttgctgtatgAGGTGTAtgtgagtgagggtgtgtgtgtgttgctgtatgaagtgtgcgtgagtgagggtgtgtgtgtgttgctgtatgaggtgtgcgtgagtgagggtgtgtgtgtgttgctgtatgAGGTGTAcgtgagtgagggtgtgtgtgtgttgctgtatgaggtgtgcgtgagtgagggtgtgtgtgtgttgctgtatgaggtgtgcgtgagtgagggtgtgtgtgtgttgctgtatgAGGTGTAcgtgagtgagggtgtgtgtgtgtgtgtgttgctgtatgAGGTGTAcgtgagtgagggtgtgtgtgtgttgctgtatgAGGTGTAcgtgagtgagggtgtgtgtgtgtgttgctgtatgAGGTGTAcgtgagtgagggtgtgtgtgtgttgctgtatgaggtgtgcgtgagtgagggtgtgtgtgtgttgctgtatgAGGTGTAcgtgagtgagggtgtgtgtgttgctgtatgAGGTGTAcgtgagtgagggtgtgtgtgtgttgctgtatgaggtgtgcgtgagtgagggtgtgtgtgtgtgttgctgtatgAGGTGTGCGtgagtcagggtgtgtgtgttgctgtgtgagGTGTAcgtgagtgagggtgtgtgtgttgctgtgtgaggtgtgtgtgtgtgtgtgtgtgaagtccAGACATGGTAAAGCTGGAGCTAGATCAGGTGGtaatgaggaggatgagggaggatgacATCGAGACTgtcaaagctatcatcaaggtgTGTGTTTTATCCTCAAagttatgcacacacacacacatacacacttcaaGCCTGAGTTATgctctgtctctacactctcaGCTGCTCTAGAACCTTTTTTTGTAAGAGTACTTTTTCAGGTTACCACTCAAactcacctttctctctctggccccatcccttacgacctctctctctctctctccctctctctctcttgatctctctctctctctctctctctgtctctctcttgatctttctcctcccctctctctctctctctctctctctctctctctctctctcactctcgatctttctccacccctctctctcctctctctcttgctctttcttccccctctccctctctttgcccctccctctctttctctctgtaggaGAGTTGTCAGGGAACAGAAAACCGTCTGCTCCTCCACATCCTTACTCGTCCTGTCTGCCTCCTACTCCTGGCCACTTGCCACTGTCTCTTCTGTCCTCCGCTGCTTCCTTCATCCTGGCCCTCATCATCCCTGTCTTCCTGCTCATCATCTACCTCAAGTTCACCATGCCACGCTCCACCGGAGTGCTGGGCACCAGCCGGCCCTACTGGGACTATGTGGGGAGCAGTTACCGAGGGGCGCAGGACGAGACCCTTCCCAACCCCTATAGCAGGATCAGTGGGAAACCCCCACCGGCTAAAGTAGGTTTCCTTTTCTTTGACTTTAGGTACTGTATGTTGTGGATGTTACATGCATTGCTCAGTTTTACTATGGTGTTTTGGTGATTTGGACTTTTTGTGCTTTGAGCTGAGTTGCTGCACAAATAAAGTTGATTATTATCTGTCATTAAAGGGCAAGGCCAGACGGAGGACCAAACCCAAGGCAGAGGACAAGGACAAAGCCTTGTCTCCTGAGATCGTAGAagtggagagggagaaggcagcAGTGCAGGTGTGGGTGGTGGACTGTGAGGGGGAGATTGTGGGCTGTGTGTCCAGGGAGGGTGACTCGTCTGGGGATGAGGAGGTTCTGCAGGGTGGTGGTGGGCTGCTGGTACTGCTGGGAGGGCCTCGGCAGACTGCTGGTTCAGAGtctggagcagagggagaggcagacaggggcCAGGAGGGTCTACGCCCACGTCCCCTACCCCTCTGCAGTAGGAGACGCCTTCTTCAGGAAGCTGGGCTACAGGCTGCAGGGGGAGGTGGGCTACGATGGGGAGGAaaaagaggaggatgaagagcaGCCAGAGAGGACATTTCTGGGCTTCCATGTCACCAAGGTGTTTGTCAAAGACCTCAAGTGATGGAGGAGAAAAATGAAGGCAATGTGGAAAATAAGACAAAGAAGATATACcaaagggaaatagagagaggaggagcgatgctatagggaaatagagagaggaagaggagagatactatagggaaatagagagaggaagaggagagatactatagggaaatagagagaggaggagcgatactatagggaaatagagagaggaagaggagagatactatagggaaatagagagaggaagaggagagatactatagggaaatagagagaggaggagcgatgctatagggaaatagagagaggaagaggagagatactatagggaaatagagagaggaagaggagagatactatagggaaatagagagaggaggagcgatactatagggaaatagagagaggaagaggagagatactatagggaaatagagagaggaagaggagagatactatagggaaatagagagaggaagaggagagatactatagggaaatagagaggaggagcgatactatagggaaataggaagaggagagatactatagggaaatagagagaggaggatagatactatagggaaatagagagaggaagaggagagatactatagggaaatagagagaggaggagcgatactatagggaaatagagagaggaagaggagagatactataggaaaatagagagaggaggatagatactatagggaaatagagagaggaggatagatactatagggaaatagagagaggaggaggagagatactatagggaagtagagagaggaggaggagagatactatagggaaatagagagaggaagaggagagatactatagggaaatagagagaggaggagcgatactatagggaaatagagagaggaggagagatactatagggaagtagagagaggaggaggagagatactatagggaaatagagagaggaggatagatactatagggaaatagagagaggaggatagatactatagggaaatagagagaggaggaggagagatactatagggaaatagagagaggaggaggagagataataTTGGgaaatagagagaagaggaggagagatactatagggaaatagagagaagaggaggaggagagatattatagggaagtagagagaggaagaggagagatactatagggaaatagagagaggaggaggagagatactatagggaaatagagagaggaggaggagagatactatagggaaatagagagaggaagaggagagatactatagggaaatagagagaggaggaggagagatactatagggaagtagagagaggaggatagatactatagggaaatagagagaggaagaggagagatactataggaaaatagagagaggaggaggagagatactatagggaaatagagagaagaggaggaggagagatactatagggaaatagagagaggaggaggagagatactatagggaaatagagagaggaggaggagagatactatagggaaatagagagaggaagaggagagatactatagggaaatagagagaggaggaggagagatactatagggaagtagagagaggaggatagatactatagggaaatagagagaggaagaggagagatactataggaaaatagagagaggaggaggagagatactatagggaaatagagagaagaggaggaggagagatattatagggaagtagagagaggaagaggagagatactatagggaaatagagagaggaagaggagagatactatagggaaatagagagaggaagaggagagatactatagggaaatagagagaggaagaggagagatactatagggaaatagagagaggaggaggagagatactatagggaaatagggagaggaagaggagagatactatagggaaatagaggagaggaagaggagag contains:
- the LOC127914904 gene encoding LOW QUALITY PROTEIN: zinc finger protein 628-like (The sequence of the model RefSeq protein was modified relative to this genomic sequence to represent the inferred CDS: inserted 2 bases in 1 codon): MKPGKKRHSSTNTNTHTYINTKHTTFYSLTVSCLNMANSVATLVVQAELLPPQSSSSLSPFPSLQGSGEGEEDRERGEEVDGEKGMVEGNEDIVLTRVGVQMVTSSVLAAPHLQEHPEHPFQCLDCGKSFKWSSRLAHHQRSHNNERPYRCNLCPKAFKGSSALLYHQRSHSGEKPYKCDDCDKAFKRSSLLQVHRSVHTGLRTFQCPYCPLTFKWSSHYQYHLRQHTGECPYPCDSCPKAFKNSSSLRRHKNVHLGLKPYVCTVCTKAFTQSTNLRQHMRIHTGERPYICGECGRSFTHSSNLALHRNSQSHTGEGKRGGTGGDNMGDEIQEVIVGEDMTSQMLTDMGFVSQEATVGLGVGEVFLSSGHLLPHLTLTPTQGAVCTSRAIGTEVHMSTESGASVLLYSCGSCSQTFSTRTELEDHQDMHLGPGEEGGSGHLLADFEEVVETTAAENGHTTAELLGLTGGVDGGNMGTTQAQFDLLQSFTVGAQIPTDSVETGGNTTGPGMGTECAYCGKSFKTSGGLNRHLAQVHSLSPSQSRSQFSCSACDRSFTLLSSLLTHQHSHTPEQRLLAEAEAEIVCPASLSLSLPLPSSPSQGDQHQDTQGDIHVRLMAVTEEGDREVVKASSRAVVKGQRRGAASKTAGGNNERPYRCSECGKAFKGSSGLRYHMRDHTGERPYRCTECGKSFKRSSLLSIHQRVHTGVRAFQCPYCQLTFKWSSHYQYHLRQHTGERPYVCQECGKSFKNSSCLRRHSQLHSGLRPHICPICSKSFSQTSNLKQHERTHSGERPFQCAQCHKSFTHSSNLQLHLRTHSSRKDYKCPFCGKEFVMQSYLQRHMRTHGNGAVAGDAGVGGKEGGRAGKGGGGVTTTTTTLLNPITLETTGNSGSLIVSQPALDIPPNTSQNYFMIQTANGLQLIPLSXPPPPPPPPPPPQTQYILLQCPSTNGSQPSLILVPTTATNPQPTLEPQGLPLVQTVLNPAQTQMQHFQTISQQQQQPRFIITTTNNNVNNPPIAKTTTPSLNSMLNKPILGKSTRTARSRRGRKPKAAVGRHTTSLVATTTTSVTMTTAPVSQSGDVIAVSSCNVTSVTPATVTAANTMTSTLPSSLPAKSQSPFSPPTASVSVSTPSSSTSVTVTSGPLKVATVNSVTTVTPSSLPSDPVAWVGERQTAPELGKSTEQDMRGEQYVLCFQKEGRKEEEVKIGGEGGGSYVLQFEGEGSGEGGQGGMGREGDGESYVLRFQTEGEREREREGQRKEGKEKGGLVSLNLLQEWGGVREGERRVGEDGGEGESFVLHFQTEPQSEERTTSDRGYPEGLSNSLELSCPPPQALMPLNGQEVVFELGDENKMVGQGSGESVQMIALIQGEGGGEGEGGSYSGAGGNRGGQGANGGHLSAGGRRGDRHN